From the Salinimicrobium tongyeongense genome, one window contains:
- a CDS encoding GyrI-like domain-containing protein: MKILKYLLFLLLILFIAGSIYIATKDGEYRVETSKLINAPAPMLFREVADLSNWKSWDAFTGIEGMDMDVAAATSERDTAITWQAEAISDGQIVTTATIPYSSIEQVLQTETITGEAEGMITWTFTPEDGGTRVSWVLEGNQTFKEKLAFTVQDEELAEVFLPIFEQSIENLEQNVIRKMEAYSINVDGLTQHGGGYYMYTTTASRMGEVNTRAASMIEQVKLYMNQNNISVSGQPLIIYNQRDDRNGTTIFSAGVPTPSQVITPAGSEILNGYLEPQKVVKTTLNGHHKNASEAWERTYRYIEENDLVVNSQGQPFEMLITDPTKIDNPALWVTEIYIPVE, translated from the coding sequence ATGAAGATCTTAAAATACCTTCTTTTCCTGCTGTTAATCCTCTTTATTGCAGGCTCCATTTACATTGCTACCAAAGACGGAGAGTACAGGGTGGAGACCAGTAAGCTCATCAACGCTCCTGCCCCCATGTTGTTCAGGGAAGTAGCCGATCTTTCCAACTGGAAATCCTGGGATGCCTTTACAGGCATTGAAGGAATGGATATGGATGTTGCCGCCGCGACTTCTGAAAGAGATACTGCAATTACCTGGCAGGCCGAAGCCATAAGTGACGGGCAAATAGTGACTACCGCTACCATCCCTTATTCCAGCATTGAACAGGTGCTGCAAACAGAAACAATTACTGGCGAAGCTGAAGGAATGATCACCTGGACCTTCACCCCCGAAGATGGCGGCACCCGTGTTAGCTGGGTGCTTGAAGGTAACCAGACTTTCAAGGAAAAACTGGCTTTTACGGTACAGGACGAGGAACTGGCCGAAGTATTTCTTCCCATTTTTGAGCAGAGCATTGAGAACCTGGAACAGAATGTAATTCGAAAAATGGAAGCCTATTCTATAAATGTTGACGGGCTAACTCAACACGGAGGAGGATATTATATGTACACCACAACTGCCTCGCGCATGGGAGAGGTGAACACGCGTGCCGCCAGTATGATAGAACAGGTTAAGCTCTATATGAACCAGAACAATATCTCGGTGAGCGGGCAGCCGCTTATCATCTATAACCAGCGCGATGACCGCAACGGCACCACTATTTTCTCTGCCGGCGTACCTACCCCAAGCCAGGTGATCACCCCGGCAGGAAGCGAAATTTTGAACGGGTACCTGGAGCCTCAAAAAGTGGTTAAAACCACTCTTAACGGCCATCACAAAAATGCTTCTGAAGCCTGGGAGCGCACCTATCGCTATATTGAAGAAAACGATCTTGTGGTAAACTCTCAGGGGCAGCCTTTCGAAATGTTAATTACCGATCCTACAAAAATTGACAATCCGGCACTCTGGGTGACAGAAATTTACATCCCGGTAGAATGA
- the crcB gene encoding fluoride efflux transporter CrcB → MIKQLLLVFLGGGAGSALRFLISKNLNTLSSIPLGTLLVNFFGSLLIGFIIGLGMKQETISPNTTLLLATGFCGGFTTFSAFSFENQALLKAGDYFNFGIYSAGSIFLGIAAVLTGIWVSRLG, encoded by the coding sequence ATGATAAAACAGCTACTACTTGTTTTTCTTGGCGGTGGTGCGGGCAGTGCGCTCAGGTTCCTAATTTCAAAAAACCTCAACACGCTTTCCTCCATCCCGCTGGGTACGCTGCTGGTCAATTTCTTCGGAAGCCTTTTAATAGGTTTTATTATAGGACTGGGAATGAAGCAGGAAACAATTTCCCCGAACACCACTCTATTGCTCGCCACGGGTTTCTGCGGCGGATTCACAACTTTTTCGGCTTTTAGCTTTGAAAACCAGGCGCTGCTGAAGGCGGGCGACTACTTTAACTTCGGAATATATTCTGCCGGAAGTATTTTCCTGGGAATTGCCGCAGTTTTAACAGGGATCTGGGTGTCAAGGCTGGGCTAG